In Helianthus annuus cultivar XRQ/B chromosome 3, HanXRQr2.0-SUNRISE, whole genome shotgun sequence, a single window of DNA contains:
- the LOC110928825 gene encoding probable GMP synthase [glutamine-hydrolyzing], with amino-acid sequence MSGAPRVKSMHVTESKTRSILGLTGNKDLGPISTQKPVSKTSKKIDMSPEKGSIGGKNQGVAASSPPFRSAGVPSILRRQVSLNASCSSDASTDSFQSRASTGRIYRTSSNARGRRQLASKTKIVVVDSGSESSSPDDLLTKKRCAWVTSCSDQSYAVFHDEEWGVPVHDDKKLFELLVLSGALSELTWPAILNKRHLFREVFADFDPTVVEKFNEKKLVGPGSAASSLLSELKLRAIVENARQMSKVINEFGSFDKYIWSFVNYKPIISRFRYPRQIPVKTPKADVISKDLIRRGFRCVGPTVIYSFMQVAGITNDHLCTCFRFQECTAIAESEEVKVKEDEQKTDKGIESCICNGIEDLNFASG; translated from the exons ATGTCTGGAGCTCCAAGAGTTAAGTCTATGCATGTAACCGAGTCGAAAACAAGATCGATACTCGGGCTGACCGGAAACAAGGATCTGGGACCTATAAGCACTCAAAAACCCGTGTCGAAAACGTCAAAAAAGATTGATATGTCACCGGAGAAAGGATCTATAGGTGGGAAGAACCAAGGGGTTGCCGCATCATCGCCTCCTTTTCGGTCCGCTGGTGTTCCTTCGATATTACGCAGACAGGTGTCGCTTAATGCTTCGTGTTCTTCGGATGCTTCGACCGATTCGTTTCAAAGTCGGGCGTCTACTGGTAGGATTTATAGGACTAGTAGTAATGCTAGAGGTAGGAGACAATTGGCTTCGAAAACGAAGATCGTTGTTGTTGATAGTGGTTCAGAAAGTTCTTCACCTGATGATTTACTAACCAAGAAAAGGTGTGCTTGGGTAACATCATGTTCAG atcaatcaTACGCGGTATTCCACGATGAAGAATGGGGAGTTCCGGTCCATGATGACAA AAAATTATTTGAGTTGCTTGTGCTTTCGGGGGCTTTATCAGAACTTACATGGCCTGCGATCCTCAACAAACGGCACCTTTTTAG GGAAGTTTTTGCTGATTTTGATCCTACGGTTGTCGAAAAGTTCAATGAGAAGAAGCTAGTGGGACCCGGGAGTGCTGCAAGCTCTCTACTTTCTGAGCTTAAACTGCGGGCCATAGTCGAAAATGCTCGCCAAATGTCTAAG GTCATAAATGAATTCGGGTCATTCGACAAATACATCTGGAGCTTTGTGAACTATAAACCTATCATTAGTAGATTCCGATACCCTCGTCAGATTCCCGTGAAAACACCGAAAGCTGACGTAATAAGCAAAGATCTCATAAGGAGAGGGTTTCGTTGCGTGGGTCCCACAGTCATCTATTCGTTCATGCAGGTGGCGGGTATCACTAATGATCATCTGTGTACTTGCTTCAGATTTCAGGAATGCACGGCGATTGCCGAGTCAGAAGAAGTTAAAGTCAAAGAAGATGAACAGAAAACCGACAAAGGGATTGAATCATGCATATGTAATGGTATCGAAGATTTGAATTTCGCTTCTGGGTAA